One Polynucleobacter sp. SHI8 genomic window, CTGTCATCGGCACGCCATTAGCGACAAAACGTGGTGCCCAATGCGAAATAGCCGATTCAATACGTGGATCTTTTGTCTGTTCGTTTGTGGTTTGTGTCATTTTAGTCAGCCTGTATATTTGCGTTTTTGATAATAGGAGTCCAACGTTTGATTTCTGTTTTCACAAAATCTTCTAAAGACTCAGGTGTTGAAGCGGATGCTTGAATACCCTGTTTCAAGAATAGTTCTTTTACATCTGGACGACGTAGGATTTCTGTAATGTCTTGATTCAATTTTTGAATGACTGCTTTAGGGGTTTTTGCTGCGGTAAAAAGTCCAAACCACAATTTAGCATCCATTCCCGTCAGTCCTGCTTCTGATGCACTCGGGACTTCTGGTAAGCCGGGAAATCGATCGTTAGTTGAAACAACTAATGCTTTTAATTTTCCCGTTTTTAACTGTGCAGCTGCAGTCACTGGAGACAAAAACGAAACTTGAGTTTCGTTGGCGAGTAGAGCCGTTAAGCCTGCGCCAGCACTCTTATAAGGGATATGCATCATATTGACGCCTGTCACTTGTTTAAATAACTCTCCAGTTAAATGACTAATCGTGCCATTGCCAGCTGATGAGAAATTGAGGTCATTTCTTTTTTTGGCATATTGAATAAATTCAGCAACTGTATTGGCTGGAATACTTGGATGCACCATCATCACAGTTACGCCAGTTGCAACCATGGACACTCCAGCTAAATCTTTTACAGGATCATAAGGAAGGTTAGGGTATAAAACAACGGCGCTCACCATAGGTCCTGCATGCCCCATCAATAAGCTATATCCATCTGCGGGAGCTTTGGCAACTATATCAGCCGGCACAGTGCCGCCAGCACCTGCACGATTATCAACAATCACCGGTTGACCCCATTTTTCAGATAGCTTTTGCGCGATAACGCGCGACAAATAATCAGCGGTACTCCCAGGGCCATGACCAAAAATACGAACAGGTCTATTGGGGTACTCTTGTGCACTAATAGGCCCACTCAATACCATCAACATGCATAGAAAAAACTTTTGCCAATGTTTTACATGGCAGCAAAATAGCATGCGCATTCCACAACTGAGTTTCAATGTGTCTCCTTCATTATTTATCTATTTCCAAACCGAAAATTGTTGGATTGGATTTTTTTAATATTTTTATTACTTTAACATTATTCTTATGAGGCGATTATGTATATTGTTGTTTCATAAAGCCTATAACTTTTTGGGGTAATCAAAATTTTTTGTAGCCTATGACAATATCGCTACTTGCTATTGAAAGATGGCGTCTAATCAACCAACCGATACAAAGACCATCCCAAATTAAGAACTACTAGGGATATCAGTGTGTAAAAAGTGAATTTCATTCCCAAGACCCGTTTACTGAAGTCTGGCGGTGGCTGATTAATTCCTTGAGCATGAATCAGTCTACCAACAATGAGAGTGATACCAGTGATAGCAACCAACCACCAAGGCGCACCATTTAACTCAAGGCAAGCGATCAAGATAATGCCAAAAGGAACATACTCAGCAAAGTTGCCTTGGGCTCGAATAGCTCTCTCTAAATCTTCAAAACCACCACTTCCTAAGCCAACTTGATTCTTTCTTCTTAGCTTGATAACAGCAAAAGAAAGTTTAATAAAAATAGTTGTTAATACGGCGGCAATCATAGAAGTTACTATAAGCATTAAAAACTCCAAAGTTTATTTCATTCATTTTAAGGTAACGACGAATAAATCCCCCGAATGCGATTTAGGTTTTTTATGTCCGATGGTGGAATCGGCCACACGAGAGGACATTGGCTTTTTCTTGGGCGCTACATTCACGACCAAGCACATGCTATACATCGCAGAATGTATTTTAGGTATGCTCTGTAGAATAAATTTGTACCTATTAAAAAATAATAATGAGTGCTTGTTTGATTTTGATCAAACAAATGCTAGAAATACCCTTCTGCTTTAATTTCGTTTTAGCTAATTATCTCTACGTGTTCGAGTAATCTACCTTTAGTACTTAAGTGACATCGGTTTTAAAACACTTTTTAAAGGCTTTTAATAAACTTGATAACATTTTGTCCCACCACGAGTACTTTAGAAGCCATCTTAGGCTTGTAATGAACAAGTGCTGTGAATGCCGTAGTCCAGAGTAGCGGACTGTTCTTTAAAAAATGAAGGGCATCAAGCCCTTTATCAGCCCAAGAGATTGGCTTTTTAAAGGCCTCGAAGTGATCCCCGAACTCTTTCCTCTCTCGATTAGACTGAGCTTGAAGCTCTCGCCGGCGAAGCTTCAAGTCCTTTAGGTAACCAGTCATTTTGAGAGCACTTCACGGTCTTTTGCAAGCTCGGCTATAGATGCCTCAAATAAATTAGGCATCGTACGTAAAGATTGCATGGTTA contains:
- a CDS encoding tripartite tricarboxylate transporter substrate binding protein, which encodes MKLSCGMRMLFCCHVKHWQKFFLCMLMVLSGPISAQEYPNRPVRIFGHGPGSTADYLSRVIAQKLSEKWGQPVIVDNRAGAGGTVPADIVAKAPADGYSLLMGHAGPMVSAVVLYPNLPYDPVKDLAGVSMVATGVTVMMVHPSIPANTVAEFIQYAKKRNDLNFSSAGNGTISHLTGELFKQVTGVNMMHIPYKSAGAGLTALLANETQVSFLSPVTAAAQLKTGKLKALVVSTNDRFPGLPEVPSASEAGLTGMDAKLWFGLFTAAKTPKAVIQKLNQDITEILRRPDVKELFLKQGIQASASTPESLEDFVKTEIKRWTPIIKNANIQAD
- a CDS encoding MAPEG family protein, whose translation is MLIVTSMIAAVLTTIFIKLSFAVIKLRRKNQVGLGSGGFEDLERAIRAQGNFAEYVPFGIILIACLELNGAPWWLVAITGITLIVGRLIHAQGINQPPPDFSKRVLGMKFTFYTLISLVVLNLGWSLYRLVD
- a CDS encoding YqjK-like family protein, which translates into the protein MTGYLKDLKLRRRELQAQSNRERKEFGDHFEAFKKPISWADKGLDALHFLKNSPLLWTTAFTALVHYKPKMASKVLVVGQNVIKFIKSL